From the Diadema setosum chromosome 3, eeDiaSeto1, whole genome shotgun sequence genome, the window GGCCAGGCCGCAACATCAGCGTCTCGGTAGCGCTGAAACAGGTCTTCCCTCTGCGACGTAACTCTCCTAGCCTCCCTCGGATAATCCCCCCGTCAATGTCGGATGGTGACACCTGGACCCCGATTTCACATGTTACCGGGGATTTGACTTCAGGTACCACGTCCTCGATCACGAATCGCCTCCTTCCGCCCGTCAAGTCGAGGAGCCCGCCGCCATAATTATCCTCATCCAGCACCGGGGTACTGCTTCCCTCAGAGGTGACACTCCTCTCCGGGCTAACACTCTTCTCAGGGGTGCACCTCTCAGGCGTGCGTCGGGAAGGGGTTGAAGTAGAGGGGTGCAGGGGAGATCTACTCCTGGGTCTGCTTTGCGTTGACGGCGGCTTCTTATTCTTAATTGGCGCATAAACTGGGGTTTTCAAATGTACGCGCCCTGGAGCTACATCGGTGGCGTGAGTTCCGTAGTGGCGTTCTAATTCTCGCCTGTGCAGTGTCTGGAAAGCACAGCGATCGCACTTAAATTTAGGGGTGTGCACGTCGAATTCGTGTCGTTGCATCGAGCTTCTACTGGAAAAGGACCGCCGGCACACCTTACAACGGTAGACTTCTCCTCTATCTGAACAGGACTTGGGCTTGGGGGTAGACATCGTTCTGCATATTCGACAAATAATACCAATCGAATGTTACTCATGTCTTTAGTCAAATTCCTACAGTCATTCATACACATCTTAATAATCAATTCGTGCGAAGCTGGTATCTGACATAGTCCATATTCGCTGCTGCTTCTTCTCTTCCGGTGTTAGTTGCTGGACGCTGGCGGTACTACTACCTAGTATCACAGCTCCTAAGCCGTCCGGTAGCATTCCGTGGGGTTTTGAAATACAGCCCCGCTGTGCTGACGTCACTGGTAGATCCAGGCCCTGCTGACCCAGGCagctttttcttctttaataaCGGACAGTACTTAATGGTGTGAGCCTCGTCCCTGGTGGCGCGACAAATCGGGCATCTGTATGCCCGAAGCACAGGACAGGTAGTTTTTCCGTCTATGGACTTCAGCGCATGGCTTCCGTAGACctgcaaactttcaccattgtttttGCAGAAAACGCACCAGGGCACTGATCTGCTGAGTGGTCCATCACTTCCATCTCGTCCTCGTAGAGCGGTGATGTCTGGTAGAATCCCCTCGTTGCTCAGCCAACGGCTACCAGTTGACAGACACCCAGCTGCATCGCCGTCCTTCCGTAAGGCCGGATACTGGTATCTCGTCCCTAGGTCATGGGATCCACTCTTTTTCGTCACTGTCGCTTTACATTCGTTTGACCCCAGGTAGCTATTGAACGGGCCTCGCACCTGTTCGAAATCAAAGAACTGGTTGCCCGTCTCTTGGTCCATGGactccctcttcttcttccccgTTGACACCAGCTTACTCAGCCCGAAATAATCGTTGAAGGGACTGTACAAATCGTCCCCTTTGGAAGATGCCATGGCGTCACCTGCACTGCACCTGCACATTAATAATACCACAGTCTTTAATCCTCTTTATTTAGCTCGTCGAATATATTCGAGTACCACTCGATTATTTAGATTCGTTACTTAGTGCCTAGTTATCTATAATACTGTGGCCGACGCCTATCCCTCCTCGGATAACGCCTTCCCCCATTCCATTCATCATCGTCTTCTGCCGTTGGCACAATCGGAGACTCCCGGTTCCTAACTGGCGATTGAGAATCCACTTCTCCCTCTTCATAGGTAGAGGGGTGGGTAGCATCAGCTTCTTCCAGCCCTGACTCTTCCAGCTCTACGTTGGCAGCAGTGCCTTGCTGCTGGGTTCCAGCCTGTACTGCCTCCCTGTTTGGCTCGAACTCCCAAACTGGTCTTGGTACCCCCGTGTACTGCTTCAAACGATCTACGTGGACAACCAATGGCTTGGAGCGAGGCGTCAATTGGAGTCGAACAGTCACGTCGGATAACTTGGTGACTATCAGGTACGGTCCCAGCCATTTGGTCTGTAGTTTTGGACTCTGTCCTTTCACCCTCATCTTGCGCCGTAGCCAAGCATACTGGCCCTGGTTGAAGGCAGATCCATAGGCCTTCTGGTCATAGAACTGTTTCTGCTTCCTACAGGCCGACATCTGTTTTGCCCTGGCTCGGTTGTGGGCCCTCTGCATCCGAATCCGTAGCCCCTCCGCGTAATCGGTCTGGAGGTCCTGCTGGCCGTCAACATCATCTGGCGTGACGAGATCCCCGGGTAGTACCAATTCTCGCCCCAACATTAGCATGTTGGGAGTTTCCCCAGTTGATTCCTGAGCACAGCTACGGTAGGCACAGGTGGCGAAAGGGAGGAGTTGATCCCAATCCTTTTCCTGCCTCTCCACGTCCAGTAGTGCAGCAACTGTGTCTATTAGTGTGCGGTTGTACCTTTCTACGAGCCCGTCTGACTTTGGGTTGTAGGCTGTGGTCCTGGTCTTGTTCACCCCCATCAGTTTGCAGACTTCACTGAAGACTTCAGAGATGAAATTGCGGCCTTGGTCTGAATGCACGAATCTCGGCACTCCAAATCGACAAATGTACTCCACCACCAACTTCTCCGCCACTGTCTCCGCCCTTTCATCTGGTATTGGgtaggcctccatccattttgTGAAGTAGTCGCCAATCACCAGGATGTACTTGTTCCCATGCTTGGTCCGGGGGAAAGGGCCCATGATGTCCAGTGCCACCCTCTCCATCGGGAACCCACTAATTCTTTGTTGTAGTGGTGCTCGATTACCTTTACCAGGACACTTCCTTCTGGCACATACGTCACATTGTCTGAGGGCGGAACGAACATCAGCCGCCATGCCGACCCAGTAGTACCGCAACTTCAATCGCCCTAGTGTTTTCTTGAAACCAAAATGTCCCCCAGTAAGAGCTGAATGGACCTCACGTATCGCATCCTTGATGAGCGCCCTTGGTAGGATGGTCTGTCTCCGGGTGTTGGTACCATCCGCTGACTCCCATCTGCGGACCAGCACGCCGTCTACCACCTCCAATGCGCCCCAGTGCTCCAACAATCGAGTTGCTTTTTCCGGCCAAGATGACACCACTTCATTGGCTGGCTTCACCCCTCGAATCTTCGCAGCTCTCACCACTTGTATGTCCTCATCCTTCTCCTGAAGACTCCCAATACTCGGGGCTCCCAACGCCTCCTCTGTCAGTGCTCTGACTTGCCCGGGTGGGGTTTCTTGGTCCCGGCCACACTGCCTACATGGTCTCCGAGATAGACCATCAGCATTTCCATGGCTCCTCCCCTGCCGGTGCTGTATCTCGAAATCGTACTCTGATACCAGCTCCAACCATCGTGCCAGCTGCCCTCTGGGGTCCTTAAATCGAACCAACCACTGCAATGATCCGTGGTCAGTGCGGATGATCACATGCCTTCCATAGAGATATTGTCGG encodes:
- the LOC140246823 gene encoding uncharacterized protein — translated: MASSKGDDLYSPFNDYFGLSKLVSTGKKKRESMDQETGNQFFDFEQVRGPFNSYLGSNECKATVTKKSGSHDLGTRYQYPALRKDGDAAGCLSTGSRWLSNEGILPDITALRGRDGSDGPLSRSVPWCVFCKNNGESLQVYGSHALKSIDGKTTCPVLRAYRCPICRATRDEAHTIKYCPLLKKKKLPGSAGPGSTSDVSTAGLYFKTPRNATGRLRSCDTR